One genomic segment of Danio aesculapii chromosome 15, fDanAes4.1, whole genome shotgun sequence includes these proteins:
- the slc1a5 gene encoding neutral amino acid transporter B(0), whose translation METYSLEPASTQSHFQAGGQKLKRSVETALSHTKDFYIHTASEYTMTEEKISIEDVKASNGEAHLDVPPHANGLSEHRRSEPESTAQKVKRFVLANLLVILTVSAVIVGVLIGLGVRNAGLSRTQIIYFGFPGELLIRLLKMIIIPLVVCSLVSGAASIDPKALGKLGGWAMLFFLVTTLIASAIGVIMAFIIHPGSSDGKMSQLNSQDDSSVPEAKDVIDSFLDLIRNIFPSNLVAAAFQSYATGYKFVKNDTNSSVFSLEKVPVGTDVDGMNILGLIVFAMAFGVALRKLGAEGEILMKFFNSFNEATMVLVSWIMWYAPLGIMFLVAAKIVEMDDVSLLFTSLGKYIACCVIGHAIHGLLVLPLIYFIITRKNPYTFLLGLVTALATAFGTSSSSATLPLMMKCVEENNGVSKHISRFILPIGATVNMDGAACFQCVAAVFIAQLNGIPLNFVQVITILVTATASSVGAAGIPAGGVLTLAIILESVGLPTNDLSLILAVDWLVDRTCTVINVEGDAYGAGLLQYLVDRNPSKNELEELDKVRVVEEDVSLKPESSPLIEKQGNLELEEAAGPKPSEKESIM comes from the exons ATGGAAACGTACTCCCTTGAACCCGCATCTACGCAAAGTCATTTCCAAGCAGGCGGCCAGAAGCTTAAGAGAAGCGTGGAGACAGCTCTCTCACACACCAAAGACTTTTACATTCATACAGCTTCAGAATACACAATGACAGAAGAAAAGATATCCATAGAAGATGTAAAGGCGTCCAATGGCGAAGCGCACCTGGACGTTCCGCCGCACGCCAACGGCTTGAGTGAGCACCGGAGGAGCGAGCCGGAGAGCACCGCGCAGAAAGTGAAGCGCTTCGTCCTGGCCAATCTGCTGGTCATCCTCACTGTGTCCGCAGTCATTGTCGGCGTCCTGATCGGCCTCGGGGTGCGAAACGCCGGGTTGAGCCGCACGCAGATCATCTACTTCGGCTTCCCCGGAGAGCTGCTTATCCGTCTACTGAAAATGATCATCATTCCGCTGGTGGTCTGCAGTCTGGTGTCCGGCGCGGCCAGCATTGACCCCAAAGCCCTGGGAAAGCTGGGCGGCTGGGCGATGCTCTTCTTTCTGGTGACCACACTGATCGCGTCTGCCATCGGCGTTATTATGGCGTTCATCATTCACCCTGGTTCCAGCGATGGCAAGATGTCCCAGCTTAACTCGCAGGACGACAGCTCGGTCCCCGAAGCAAAAGATGTCATCGATTCATTTCTAGACCTGATAAG AAACATCTTCCCATCTAACCTGGTTGCAGCTGCTTTTCAGTCG TATGCCACTGGTTACAAGTTTGTCAAAAATGACACCAACTCAAGTGTCTTCTCATTGGAAAAG GTTCCAGTCGGTACAGATGTGGATGGCATGAACATCCTGGGTCTTATTGTGTTTGCCATGGCCTTTGGGGTGGCTTTGAGGAAGCTTGGAGCCGAAGGAGAGATTCTTATGAAGTTCTTCAACTCTTTCAATGAGGCCACCATGGTGCTGGTCTCCTGGATCATGTG GTATGCACCACTGGGTATAATGTTCCTGGTTGCTGCCAAGATTGTGGAAATGGACGATGTTAGTTTGCTGTTCACCAGCTTGGGGAAATACATCGCTTGCTGTGTCATTGGTCATGCCATCCATGGGCTCCTCGTCCTGCCACTCATTTACTTCATAATTACACGGAAGAACCCCTACACTTTCCTGCTGGGATTGGTCACTGCTTTGGCTACTGCATTTGGAACCTCCTCCAG CTCTGCCACATTGCCCCTAATGATGAAGTGTGTTGAGGAAAACAACGGCGTGTCTAAGCACATCAGCCGCTTCATTCTGCCCATTGGTGCAACCGTCAACATGGATGGAGCCGCGTGTTTCCAGTGTGTCGCTGCCGTGTTCATCGCTCAGCTGAACGGGATCCCACTGAACTTTGTGCAGGTCATCACTATCCT TGTGACTGCGACGGCGTCCAGTGTGGGGGCTGCTGGGATTCCTGCTGGAGGAGTGCTGACTCTGGCCATCATTCTGGAGTCAGTGGGACTGCCCACCAATGACCTGTCCCTCATCCTTGCCGTGGACTGGCTCGT TGATCGCACGTGCACCGTCATCAATGTTGAAGGTGATGCCTATGGAGCAGGTCTTCTCCAGTATTTAGTCGATCGCAATCCCAGCAAAAATGAGTTGGAGGAGCTGGATAAGGTGCGAGTGGTGGAAGAAGATGTCTCCTTAAAACCAGAAAGTTCTCCACTCATTGAAAAACAGGGCAACTTAGAACTGGAGGAGGCCGCCGGACCCAAACCCTCTGAAAAAGAGTCCATCATGTAG